The Bacteroidales bacterium genome window below encodes:
- a CDS encoding class II SORL domain-containing protein → MATIGEMFQTANWKEEKHVPAIECPDEVGANEMFQVKASLGKEIAHPNTTEHHIRWIQLYFKPEGAKFAYHIGSFEFAAHGESVDGANQGPVYTNHSVVSEFKTSKSGTLIATSYCNIHGLWENSKEIKVK, encoded by the coding sequence ATGGCAACAATAGGAGAAATGTTTCAAACCGCAAACTGGAAAGAAGAAAAGCATGTCCCGGCAATTGAATGTCCGGATGAAGTGGGTGCCAACGAAATGTTCCAGGTGAAGGCATCTTTGGGCAAAGAAATTGCCCATCCGAATACCACGGAACACCATATCCGCTGGATACAACTTTATTTCAAACCTGAGGGCGCCAAATTTGCCTATCACATTGGTTCATTTGAATTTGCAGCTCACGGTGAATCAGTGGATGGTGCCAATCAGGGTCCTGTTTATACCAACCACTCGGTTGTTTCCGAATTCAAAACAAGCAAATCCGGGACATTGATTGCAACATCTTACTGCAACATTCATGGGCTCTGGGAAAATTCAAAGGAAATAAAAGTGAAATAA
- a CDS encoding radical SAM protein, with translation MAIQHPTYPSPSRRNFLRRLGGLAFFLLPSAKAYSWLDSSRSYRFQSESSGVAAKSAIPLSSNSAFEPRYLELHRSGELKRRGQILWEMMNICDLCPRECENNRLDGQKGDCGSTSQLVISSFHPHFGEERPLVGEGGSGTIFMTHCSLRCVYCINWEISMGGRGKERSIDDLAAMMIRLQEIGCKNINVVTPTHYSPHILLALDKAAGKGLRLPLVYNTSGYEKVEVLKLLDGIVDIYMPDFKYFRSSMAAKYSSGARDYPEMAKAALLEMHRQVGVAKPANDGLMYKGLMIRHLVLPNDVSGTKEVIAWVADNLPKDTYFHLMAQYQPNYEADEYPQINRRITNQEYRQAIQHANRMGLTNLNVQGA, from the coding sequence ATGGCAATTCAACATCCCACATACCCTTCTCCTTCACGCAGAAATTTCTTAAGGCGTCTCGGCGGGCTGGCTTTTTTTCTTTTACCTTCCGCCAAGGCCTATTCCTGGTTGGATAGCTCCAGATCATACCGTTTTCAGTCAGAATCTTCAGGTGTTGCTGCTAAATCAGCAATCCCGCTATCTTCTAACTCCGCTTTCGAACCCCGGTACCTGGAGCTTCACCGCTCCGGTGAACTGAAGCGGCGGGGTCAGATCCTTTGGGAGATGATGAATATATGTGACCTGTGTCCGAGGGAATGCGAAAACAACCGCCTGGATGGCCAGAAAGGCGATTGCGGGTCCACTTCTCAACTGGTGATTTCTTCATTCCATCCCCATTTCGGAGAAGAAAGACCGCTGGTAGGTGAGGGAGGATCGGGAACAATTTTTATGACCCACTGTTCTCTTCGATGTGTTTACTGTATCAACTGGGAGATCAGCATGGGAGGCAGGGGTAAGGAACGAAGCATTGATGATCTGGCTGCTATGATGATTCGGTTGCAGGAAATAGGCTGCAAAAATATCAACGTAGTAACCCCCACGCATTATTCACCCCATATTCTGCTTGCACTGGATAAAGCTGCCGGAAAAGGTTTGCGTCTCCCCCTTGTATATAACACCAGTGGGTACGAAAAGGTGGAAGTGTTGAAGCTTCTTGATGGCATTGTAGACATTTACATGCCCGATTTCAAATATTTCCGGAGCAGCATGGCTGCCAAATATTCATCAGGAGCACGCGATTATCCCGAAATGGCAAAAGCTGCTCTGTTGGAAATGCATCGTCAGGTTGGTGTGGCCAAACCTGCAAATGACGGACTTATGTATAAGGGTCTGATGATACGACATCTTGTTCTTCCCAATGATGTGAGCGGAACAAAGGAAGTTATTGCGTGGGTTGCTGATAATCTGCCCAAAGATACCTACTTTCATTTGATGGCGCAATATCAGCCTAATTATGAGGCTGATGAATATCCTCAGATCAATCGGCGCATTACCAACCAGGAGTATCGCCAAGCCATTCAGCATGCCAACAGAATGGGCCTGACCAATTTGAATGTGCAGGGTGCTTGA